A stretch of Deinococcus roseus DNA encodes these proteins:
- a CDS encoding MarR family winged helix-turn-helix transcriptional regulator: MGTKFQGSDSQIQALNAYIKLHRAAATVEAAANQHLQDHDLSLSQFSVLEALFHLGPLTQKQLGEKILKSKGNLTMVIDNLEKRGWAVRERSAKDRRNIHVNITPQGHDLIAGILPGHVEGIEKVFSGLTPEELSVLASLCRKLGLHLSSGS, encoded by the coding sequence ATGGGGACCAAATTTCAGGGCAGCGACAGTCAAATCCAGGCACTGAATGCCTACATCAAATTGCATCGCGCTGCAGCCACCGTGGAAGCCGCAGCCAACCAGCACCTGCAGGACCATGACCTGAGCCTCAGTCAATTCAGTGTGCTGGAGGCACTGTTTCATCTGGGTCCCCTCACACAGAAGCAGCTGGGCGAGAAGATCCTGAAGTCCAAAGGGAACCTGACCATGGTGATTGACAACCTGGAAAAGCGCGGCTGGGCGGTGCGGGAGCGCAGTGCAAAGGACCGCCGCAACATCCATGTGAACATCACCCCGCAGGGCCACGATTTGATTGCTGGCATTTTGCCCGGGCATGTGGAGGGCATCGAAAAGGTGTTTTCGGGGCTGACCCCTGAGGAATTGTCTGTGCTGGCCAGTTTGTGCCGCAAGCTGGGACTCCATCTGTCTTCTGGTTCCTGA
- a CDS encoding MarR family winged helix-turn-helix transcriptional regulator: MTQTLKKPIKHLEIRTYRRLAHIHLDSQNDLQELLWDLGLSSTEFDLLALVSVNAGIAQQDLAAGMLVSAPNITYHVQRLTQRGLLERTSSGKFKCLHLTPAGKTLMDQAFPRVIQHHAEQFSGLSRDELQTLSNLLQRVKKDRDSRKKPSRAKT, translated from the coding sequence ATGACTCAGACGCTTAAAAAACCCATCAAGCATCTGGAGATCAGAACCTACCGTCGGCTGGCCCACATCCACCTGGACAGCCAGAATGACCTGCAGGAGCTTCTCTGGGATCTGGGCCTCAGCAGCACGGAATTTGATTTGCTGGCGCTGGTTTCTGTCAACGCGGGCATTGCCCAGCAGGACCTGGCTGCAGGGATGCTGGTCAGTGCGCCCAACATCACCTACCACGTGCAACGCCTGACCCAGAGGGGACTGCTGGAACGCACCTCCTCGGGGAAATTCAAGTGCTTGCACCTCACCCCAGCAGGAAAAACCCTGATGGATCAGGCCTTCCCCAGGGTGATTCAGCACCATGCAGAACAGTTTTCAGGGCTTTCCCGTGACGAACTTCAGACCCTGAGCAACTTGCTGCAGCGGGTGAAAAAAGACCGGGACAGCCGCAAAAAACCCAGCAGGGCAAAGACCTGA
- a CDS encoding zinc-binding dehydrogenase encodes MRAIQITEPGLDHVIPQNADLPEMKPGDLLVQVKAASLNPVDYKLATNGHPSWQYPHTLGVDGAGEVVQVGSDVQGIEVGAKVFFHADLARSGSFAEYIQVDHRAVTRLPKSWSFEEGAALPCAGLTAYQALVRVCGLKAGQTVVIQGGAGGVGSFAVQIAHALGARVISTASPAKHELVRSLGADVVIDYRDQNLKEQILQAAGGGVDVVLDTVNRASATRSLELLHPEGQLAFIAGRPEPEAVQNLGYRVHVHDVMLGSAHARQDDAAIRDLSQMGTELAQLVLDGKVKILISEQITLEEIPEWLVKLKAGEVPFGKVVARI; translated from the coding sequence ATGAGAGCCATTCAAATCACGGAACCTGGACTTGATCATGTGATCCCACAGAACGCAGATTTGCCTGAAATGAAGCCCGGAGACCTGCTGGTGCAGGTGAAAGCCGCCAGCCTGAACCCGGTGGATTACAAACTGGCCACCAATGGTCATCCCAGCTGGCAGTATCCCCACACGCTGGGTGTGGATGGTGCAGGTGAAGTGGTTCAGGTGGGCAGTGACGTGCAGGGCATCGAGGTGGGTGCAAAGGTCTTTTTCCATGCAGACCTTGCCCGTTCTGGAAGCTTTGCGGAGTACATCCAGGTGGACCACCGGGCCGTGACCCGCCTTCCCAAGAGCTGGAGTTTTGAGGAAGGAGCTGCTTTGCCCTGTGCAGGCCTCACGGCTTATCAGGCGCTGGTGCGGGTGTGTGGCCTCAAAGCAGGCCAGACCGTGGTCATCCAGGGAGGGGCCGGAGGGGTGGGAAGTTTTGCTGTGCAGATTGCCCATGCACTGGGGGCCAGGGTGATTTCCACGGCCAGTCCTGCCAAGCACGAACTGGTGCGCTCTCTGGGGGCAGATGTGGTGATCGATTACCGCGACCAGAACCTCAAAGAGCAGATCCTGCAGGCTGCTGGTGGCGGTGTGGATGTGGTGCTGGACACGGTGAATCGGGCCAGTGCCACCAGAAGTCTGGAGCTGCTGCACCCTGAAGGTCAACTGGCTTTCATTGCAGGCCGTCCTGAACCCGAAGCCGTGCAGAACCTGGGGTACCGGGTGCATGTGCATGACGTGATGCTGGGGTCTGCCCACGCCCGCCAGGACGACGCAGCCATCCGGGACCTCAGCCAGATGGGGACTGAACTGGCCCAGCTGGTGCTGGATGGCAAGGTGAAAATCCTGATTTCCGAGCAGATCACCCTGGAAGAAATTCCCGAATGGCTGGTCAAACTGAAAGCAGGAGAGGTGCCGTTTGGCAAGGTGGTGGCCAGAATTTAA
- a CDS encoding ring-cleaving dioxygenase, producing MRNPIQGIHHITVLASNPQNNIDFYTTVLGQRLVKVTVNFDDPGTYHLYYGDRVGTPGTILTFFPWYGAKRGQRGNGEAVATAYSIRPDSLEYWRNHLQDSLISHTESTRFGETVLTFEDPDGMLVEIITNASEAAPVAWENSPIAEQHALRGFHSVTLWADSNQSSKTLLETHLGMLYLGSETDPEGTRHRYQGVSEGVGLYVDVVERPGQARGHSGAGTIHHVALRTVDDTEQQEYMHHLFSKGYGVTQVQDRQYFHSIYFRDVSGVLFEIATDAPGFDVDEEVSELGKHLKLPSWYEPRREAIENRVRQITNPEYGITIGNR from the coding sequence ATGCGCAACCCCATTCAGGGCATCCACCACATCACCGTGCTGGCCAGCAATCCCCAGAACAACATTGACTTTTACACCACCGTGCTTGGACAGCGTCTGGTCAAAGTCACCGTCAATTTCGATGATCCCGGCACCTACCACCTGTACTACGGAGACAGGGTCGGCACCCCTGGCACCATCCTCACCTTCTTTCCGTGGTACGGAGCAAAAAGAGGACAGCGGGGCAACGGAGAGGCTGTCGCCACCGCCTACAGCATACGACCAGACAGCCTGGAGTACTGGAGAAACCACCTTCAGGACAGCCTGATCTCCCACACGGAAAGCACCCGTTTTGGAGAAACCGTGCTGACCTTTGAAGACCCGGACGGCATGCTTGTCGAGATCATCACCAACGCCAGTGAAGCCGCTCCAGTGGCCTGGGAAAACAGCCCCATTGCAGAGCAACACGCCTTGCGCGGCTTTCACAGCGTGACTTTGTGGGCAGACAGCAACCAGAGCTCAAAAACCTTGCTGGAAACCCACCTGGGCATGCTTTACCTGGGCTCAGAAACCGACCCGGAAGGCACCCGTCACCGTTACCAGGGCGTGTCCGAAGGGGTGGGGCTGTATGTGGATGTGGTCGAAAGGCCCGGTCAAGCCAGAGGCCACAGCGGAGCAGGCACCATCCACCACGTCGCTTTGCGCACTGTGGATGACACAGAGCAGCAGGAATACATGCATCACCTGTTTTCAAAAGGCTACGGGGTGACCCAGGTGCAGGACCGCCAGTACTTTCACAGCATCTACTTCCGTGATGTGTCGGGCGTGCTCTTTGAAATTGCCACCGATGCCCCCGGATTTGATGTGGACGAGGAGGTCTCAGAACTGGGCAAACACCTGAAACTCCCCTCCTGGTACGAACCCAGAAGGGAAGCCATCGAAAACCGGGTGCGCCAGATCACCAATCCCGAATATGGAATCACCATTGGCAACCGCTGA
- a CDS encoding ACT domain-containing protein, which translates to MPELTLTLLPEAYKVLQFPPETPLPAFPRGAFVSVTLNEEELSIVCPQSVELEAPQVSLDWRCFKFEGPFAFDQTGILNAVTSPLAVAGVGIFAISTYNTDYLLVKAHQLEVTLEALRAAGHRV; encoded by the coding sequence ATGCCCGAATTGACCCTCACCCTGCTTCCAGAGGCCTACAAAGTCCTGCAATTCCCCCCGGAAACCCCCCTGCCTGCTTTCCCCAGAGGCGCTTTTGTCTCGGTGACCTTGAACGAGGAAGAGCTTTCCATTGTCTGCCCACAAAGCGTGGAGCTTGAAGCCCCACAGGTGAGCCTGGACTGGCGTTGCTTCAAATTTGAAGGGCCTTTTGCTTTTGACCAGACGGGCATCCTCAATGCTGTGACCAGCCCTCTGGCCGTGGCCGGTGTGGGCATTTTTGCGATCTCCACCTACAACACCGATTACCTGCTGGTGAAAGCCCACCAGCTGGAAGTCACATTGGAAGCTTTAAGGGCTGCAGGGCACCGGGTTTAA
- a CDS encoding inositol monophosphatase family protein translates to MSGTHALDIAILAARAAGQLQLEGRKNLKSFEQKSHFNDLVTEVDRESEAIIRHTILTHFPDHEILGEEGGSVGSSANRWIVDPLDGTHNYVRDLPMSGVSIAFEQDGELIAGVVFDPARDELFTAVRGKGAFLNGEGISVSTYGSMQDPLALATGFSRHPGSREVSLKQFTTLIQMGLSVRRYSSSTLTLAYVACGRLDAYWDLKLAPWDTAAGTLLVQEAGGQVTAVSGEAQQAGGSLLATNGVLHTELVQLLGQ, encoded by the coding sequence ATGTCGGGAACACATGCACTGGACATTGCCATTCTGGCCGCACGGGCTGCAGGACAACTGCAGCTGGAAGGCCGCAAGAACCTGAAATCTTTTGAGCAGAAAAGCCATTTCAACGACCTGGTGACCGAGGTGGACCGCGAATCTGAAGCCATCATCCGACACACCATCCTGACCCACTTCCCGGACCATGAAATCCTGGGGGAAGAAGGCGGATCGGTGGGCAGCAGCGCAAACCGCTGGATTGTGGACCCCCTGGACGGCACCCACAACTACGTGCGCGACCTCCCCATGAGCGGGGTCAGCATTGCCTTCGAGCAGGATGGGGAACTGATTGCAGGGGTGGTCTTTGATCCTGCCAGAGATGAGCTTTTCACCGCCGTTCGGGGAAAAGGGGCTTTCCTGAACGGAGAGGGTATTTCCGTGAGCACTTACGGCTCCATGCAGGACCCTCTGGCCCTGGCAACTGGATTTTCCCGCCATCCGGGGTCCAGAGAAGTTTCTTTAAAGCAATTCACCACCCTGATCCAGATGGGCCTCTCAGTGCGCAGGTACAGCAGTTCCACCCTGACCCTGGCTTATGTGGCCTGTGGGCGGCTGGATGCCTACTGGGACCTCAAACTGGCCCCGTGGGACACCGCTGCTGGCACCCTGCTGGTGCAGGAAGCAGGGGGGCAGGTCACTGCTGTTTCTGGTGAAGCGCAACAGGCTGGAGGTTCTTTGCTGGCCACAAACGGAGTGCTGCACACTGAACTGGTGCAGCTGCTGGGGCAGTAA
- a CDS encoding alpha/beta hydrolase: MTSTTTPPTGWIHQFEKGTSDLTLLLLHGTGGNETSLWQLGRELAPQASLLSVRGRSLEEGSPRFFRRFSDIRYDQEHLKSEADALTTFVQEASQHYGFDPAKGVALGYSNGANIAVASLIRHPESLAGAVLWRPVMPLEAPVQVPLTAKPVLITLGAMDPYRPYARALLSYLQDSGAEVQTEELSSGHQLTRQDLMLTQRWLQQHFSA; encoded by the coding sequence ATGACCAGCACCACAACCCCACCCACTGGCTGGATTCACCAGTTTGAAAAAGGCACTTCAGACCTCACCCTGCTTTTGCTTCATGGCACCGGAGGCAACGAAACCTCCCTGTGGCAACTGGGGCGGGAACTGGCGCCTCAGGCCAGCCTGCTCAGTGTGAGGGGGCGTTCCCTGGAAGAGGGAAGCCCACGGTTCTTCCGGCGGTTTTCGGACATCCGTTACGATCAGGAGCACCTGAAATCCGAGGCCGATGCCCTGACCACTTTTGTGCAGGAAGCCAGTCAGCATTACGGTTTTGATCCTGCAAAAGGGGTGGCTCTGGGCTATTCCAATGGGGCCAACATTGCGGTGGCTTCCCTGATCCGTCATCCAGAATCCCTGGCGGGCGCGGTGCTGTGGCGGCCTGTGATGCCACTGGAAGCCCCGGTTCAGGTGCCCCTGACTGCAAAGCCGGTGCTGATCACGCTGGGAGCCATGGACCCTTACAGGCCATATGCCCGTGCTTTGCTTTCTTATCTGCAAGACAGTGGGGCAGAGGTGCAAACCGAAGAACTGTCCAGCGGTCACCAGTTGACCCGTCAGGATTTGATGCTCACCCAGCGCTGGTTGCAACAGCATTTTTCAGCCTGA
- a CDS encoding ankyrin repeat domain-containing protein codes for MLEVLLRYKADLRHSDPQGNTALIWAAVSNQIAVFDVLLQHGANSKVRNQDGETALDWKQKHQKLQK; via the coding sequence GTGCTTGAAGTTCTGCTCAGATACAAAGCAGACCTGCGCCACAGCGACCCTCAGGGAAATACTGCCCTGATCTGGGCTGCAGTGTCCAACCAGATTGCTGTTTTTGATGTGCTTTTGCAGCATGGAGCCAATTCGAAAGTCAGAAATCAGGATGGAGAAACTGCTCTGGACTGGAAGCAGAAACACCAGAAGCTGCAAAAGTGA
- a CDS encoding ring-cleaving dioxygenase: MELELKGFHHLTAVSASIRENHRFYTQVMGMRLIKRSVNQDDVRAYHLFYSDRVGSPGHDLTFFDWKVPREVRGTHSVVRTGLRVQGEDTLKFWQERLKAQGVTASQLTERDGRLVLDFEDPEGQRLSLIEDGGTGDPVHPWENSPVPTEHQIRGLGPITLSVPRLRTTDIVLTKIMNMQHVREYPDPSNASNTVHVYQMGGEGPHAELHVAVQPELPATRPGAGGVHHVAFRTPDEDQYNQWIERLSQFGVPNSGAVDRHYFRALYFREPNGILFEISTDGPGFAVDEDLATIGEKLILPPFLEHRRDEIERNLQPID, from the coding sequence ATGGAACTGGAACTCAAAGGTTTCCACCACCTGACAGCCGTGTCTGCCAGCATCCGGGAAAACCACCGCTTCTACACCCAGGTGATGGGCATGCGCCTGATCAAACGCAGCGTCAACCAGGACGATGTGCGGGCCTACCACCTGTTCTACTCGGACCGGGTGGGATCTCCGGGCCACGATCTGACTTTTTTTGACTGGAAGGTGCCCAGAGAAGTCCGGGGCACCCACAGCGTGGTGCGCACCGGGCTCAGGGTGCAGGGAGAAGACACCCTCAAATTCTGGCAGGAACGCCTGAAAGCCCAGGGCGTCACAGCCTCCCAGCTCACCGAACGGGATGGCCGTCTGGTGCTGGACTTTGAAGACCCGGAAGGACAGAGGCTCTCCCTGATCGAGGATGGCGGCACCGGAGACCCCGTGCACCCCTGGGAAAACAGCCCTGTTCCTACCGAACACCAGATTCGGGGCCTGGGACCCATCACCCTCAGTGTGCCCAGACTGCGAACCACCGACATTGTGCTCACCAAAATCATGAACATGCAGCATGTGCGGGAATACCCCGACCCCTCCAATGCCAGCAACACCGTGCACGTTTACCAGATGGGAGGCGAGGGACCCCACGCAGAACTGCATGTGGCCGTGCAACCCGAACTGCCTGCCACCCGCCCCGGAGCAGGAGGTGTGCACCATGTGGCTTTCCGCACCCCGGATGAAGACCAGTACAACCAGTGGATTGAGCGCCTCTCGCAGTTCGGGGTGCCCAACAGTGGAGCCGTGGACCGCCATTACTTCCGTGCCCTGTACTTCCGGGAACCCAACGGCATCCTGTTTGAAATCTCCACAGATGGCCCTGGTTTTGCTGTAGATGAAGACCTCGCCACCATCGGAGAGAAACTGATCCTGCCACCCTTTCTGGAGCACCGTCGGGACGAGATCGAGCGGAACCTGCAGCCGATTGATTGA